One Trichocoleus sp. genomic region harbors:
- a CDS encoding DUF1257 domain-containing protein translates to MSHFSTLRTKISDAEILKSSLRDLGISVKTEADVRGYNGQRVRADIVAVLEGEYDLGWSRNADGSFDLIADLWGVAKKHNQTELINSINQKYAVNKTLAEVKRPGLQNANVKLVLQK, encoded by the coding sequence ATGTCTCACTTTAGCACCCTACGCACCAAGATCTCCGATGCTGAAATCCTGAAGTCCTCTTTGCGGGATCTGGGCATCAGCGTGAAGACCGAAGCTGATGTGCGTGGATACAATGGTCAGCGGGTTCGTGCTGACATCGTTGCTGTTCTGGAAGGCGAGTATGATCTGGGCTGGTCTCGCAATGCTGACGGTTCTTTCGACCTGATCGCTGATCTGTGGGGCGTTGCTAAGAAGCACAACCAGACTGAACTGATCAACTCCATCAACCAGAAGTATGCTGTGAACAAGACGCTGGCTGAAGTGAAGCGTCCTGGTTTGCAAAATGCGAACGTCAAGCTGGTACTGCAAAAGTAG